A window from Amblyomma americanum isolate KBUSLIRL-KWMA chromosome 7, ASM5285725v1, whole genome shotgun sequence encodes these proteins:
- the LOC144097662 gene encoding uncharacterized protein LOC144097662, with translation MLRNLDTPERTRLLEAFNAIWGSATLPEDWLRAVVVPVLKPRKPSRLPSSYRPVSLTSAACKTMEAIALFRLTWIARVTNFLPEQLTGFRRGRCTVDSIADLVSTLEDARHDGDAVMLVLLDVKAAFDTLPHSVIHEALSRLGVTGPLLAFIQAFLQGRTFRVRVGGQLSSPRPVAAGVPQGSVLSPFLFNLAMAGLPASLKSRSSHRVRCSVYADDVALWVRGTPRRIRSMRTSLQRALDAAQAYLSSIGLTVSPAKTEALLYHPRGRRAHITTLRLGADGLTWRNQVKYLGLLIDRRLTWLPAVGALLPRLRRIGQAVQRLQARDQGCSPSWALRLYHAAATSLVTYALPLVTLPPARLQTLELGHRSVLRQCLGLPRISPIAATHAEAGSWPLSLLLLQMVLRHVNRLYHAPDGRALLSRLRRAPDSRMGLLYSTFHRLFGPPVNQAPFPPPPTRPPLPISVDIRSCSRRRTPVAALQQTAATLLQESLGGHLQVYTDGSVLPATGQAAAACVAPALGAALSCHLRFPANSTAAELAGLHLAADLLLLLPGQQPAVILTDSRAALQLLRQHQPRQHTVANHKARLMAIQDAGRPVSLQWLPSHVGITGNEAADQLAGAAHTNGSPVSSKVTQLDFARPALRQAVRALHPDPRVASGVRFMRVPDCLPRRERALILRLRTGCSWTQARLHRHGRAPSPACSFCGADETLGHLLCACPNLEAARRDMTAGYRNLGLPSYSDQDLLHPKRSQTEAFRLLLEFLQSTGLATRL, from the coding sequence ATGCTCCGTAACCTCGACACCCCAGAGAGAACCCGTCTCCTTGAGGCCTTCAACGCCATCTGGGGCTCAGCCACTCTCCCCGAGGACTGGCTGAGGGCCGTGGTCGTGCCAGTCCTCAAGCCACGGAAACCGAGCCGCCTGCCGTCCTCCTACAGGCCAGTCTCCCTGACCTCCGCAGCCTGCAAGACCATGGAGGCCATCGCCCTGTTCCGCCTCACCTGGATTGCCCGGGTCACCAACTTCCTGCCAGAGCAGCTAACGGGCTTCCGACGGGGCAGGTGCACTGTGGATTCAATTGCCGACCTGGTTTCCACCCTGGAGGATGCCCGGCACGATGGGGACGCCGTCATGCTGGTCCTGCTGGATGTCAAGGCTGCCTTTGACACGCTCCCACACAGTGTGATCCATGAGGCCCTGAGCCGCCTGGGAGTCACTGGCCCTCTGCTGGCGTTTATCCAAGCCTTCCTCCAGGGCCGCACCTTCCGGGTTCGAGTCGGCGGACAACTAAGCTCCCCACGGCCCGtcgccgcaggagtaccacagggCTCAGTGCTGAGCCCATTCCTATTCAACCTGGCCATGGCAGGACTACCAGCCTCCCTCAAATCCAGGTCCTCCCACCGGGTGAGGTGCTCTGTGTATGCAGACGACGTGGCCCTGTGGGTGAGGGGCACACCCAGGAGGATCCGTTCTATGCGTACATCTCTCCAGAGGGCCCTGGATGCTGCACAGGCCTACCTATCGTCCATCGGCCTCACAGTGTCCCCGGCAAAGACGGAGGCCCTGCTGTACCACCCCAGAGGGCGTCGGGCGCACATCACCACCCTGCGGCTAGGTGCGGATGGGCTCACGTGGCGGAACCAGGTGAAGTACCTCGGCCTCCTGATCGACCGACGCCTCACCTGGCTTCCTGCGGTGGGGGCCCTCCTGCCTCGTCTACGACGAATCGGCCAGGCGGTCCAGCGCCTCCAGGCCAGGGACCAGGGCTGCTCTCCTTCCTGGGCCCTCCGCCTCTACCACGCAGCGGCCACGTCTCTAGTGACATATGCCCTCCCGCTGGTGACCCTGCCACCTGCCCGCCTTCAGACTCTAGAGCTTGGACACCGCTCCGTCCTGCGGCAATGCCTGGGCCTCCCGCGTATCTCCCCCATCGCTGCCACTCACGCGGAAGCAGGGTCCTGGCCGCTGTCCCTCCTGCTCCTCCAGATGGTTCTGCGCCACGTGAACCGCCTATACCATGCTCCAGACGGAAGGGCCCTCCTGTCTCGGCTCCGCCGAGCACCGGACTCCCGCATGGGGCTCCTGTATAGCACTTTCCACAGGCTCTTCGGCCCCCCTGTCAACCAGGCACCATTCCCGCCCCCACCAACAAGGCCGCCGCTtcccatctcggtggacatccggagCTGCAGTAGGCGCCGTACACCTGTTGCTGCCCTGCAGCAGACTGCTGCCACCCTGCTGCAGGAGTCCCTGGGAGGACATCTCCAggtctacaccgacggctcggTACTTCCAGCAACAGGCCAGGCCGCTGCGGCCTGCGTAGCACCGGCCTTAGGTGCAGCACTGTCGTGCCACCTGCGGTTCCCAGCCAACTCCACGGCGGCTGAACTGGCGGGCCTCCACCTGGCAGCAGACCTGCTCctcctgctgcctggacagcagcCCGCAGTCATCTTAACCGACTCGAGAGCAGCCCTCCAGCTGTTGCGCCAGCACCAGCCCAGACAGCACACGGTGGCCAACCATAAGGCCCGACTTATGGCCATCCAGGATGCTGGCCGTCCGGTCTCCCTCCAGTGGCTGCCTTCACACGTTGGCATCACTGGGAACGAGGCTGCGGATCAGCTGGCCGGAGCCGCCCACACCAATGGCTCCCCGGTGTCCTCAAAAGTAACGCAGCTGGACTTCGCCCGTCCTGCTCTTCGGCAGGCCGTACGGGCCCTCCACCCCGATCCCCGCGTGGCCTCAGGAGTCCGCTTCATGCGGGTACCCGACTGCCTGCCACGGAGGGAACGGGCCCTAATCCTGCGACTACGAACGGGCTGCTCATGGACACAGGCCCGGCTACACCGACATGGCAGAGCCCCGTCCCCGGCCTGCTCCTTCTGTGGGGCAGACGAGACTCTGGGCCACCTCCTCTGTGCCTGCCCGAACCTAGAGGCCGCCCGGCGTGACATGACTGCAGGGTACCGCAACCTAGGGCTGCCCTCCTACTCGGACCAAGACCTGCTGCACCCAAAGCGCAGCCAGACTGAGGCCTtccgactgctgctggaattccttCAATCTACGGGATTAGCCACTCGGCTATAA